CCCCTACAACATCACAGAAAAAGGTTGGGAtggagtaaaaaaaatatatacaataccAACCAACCCATATTATTCCAGGCCATATATAGATTCACTGCAAGGATCAACTAGCCCCACAAAAAAAATCGTAGTAAACCGTGCAAATTGGATTCAAGAAATGATGACATACTTCTTATTTAAAATTGcacacaaataaattataattaagaggCTTTGCCTTTCTATTAGATATTAAATTGTTAAAGTTTATCCAGACACCGAAGAATTTCCCTCTAGTAATTATTAAAGgcttatacttttaaaaaattatgaaagctccaaagtaaaattgatagaaatcAAGAGCAATTTCTTATTGGAGCACAAAAATCATGATTCGTAGAATATGAAGGCTCGGTAATTTCTCTAAGCTAACGGCTACAAAAGATAATAAATCTGTTATACAAGAGACAACAAAGAGGGTAGTGATATGACATGTAAGAGATCATTCATATTACATTCCAGAAATGAAAACAGCACAGTACCCCCAAATAAAGCCTATTTACTCATAACAGTAAGGAAAAAACGAAAAGAACCTGATTCCctgttcttttttctctttcagcCCCAGCAAGGTCAATGATAGTCAAAACAGCACCGTTTGACTTAGGATTGACAACCCCTTTATATTTTGGGGGAGCATCACAAATGTTAATAATGCATTGTGACCGGCTGCAAGtacaaaagagaagaaaaataaaaaccttaaGATTACATTATTGGTTGCATAATCTCAAGCTACTAGCAAGTCATTATCTTGTAACCCATCCTACAAAAATTTAACTGGACTACCACCTACTTCCAGCTCATTTATTCGGAATAAATACTCAGTTGCACTTCATGGTCAATCCTATTCTTTTCTTCCAATTTCTGGATGAAATCAACTATGGTTTAGCATCCTAAAAGGTCAATGATAGGAACTAGTTGAATTCAAGTAAAACTTCAGGGATCATCAACCCCTGAATGTTGACATCTCTATCATAGCATTGCACATGAAAGTTGACATCTCGCAGCTTTCACTCTATCAAACTAACCCAATGGTAATTCTTATCTCTTTTTGATGGCTTCACTCATGTACAATTATCTATTTTACACCTTAATTCAGCCTATAATAACCCTTTTCGTAGTCCAAACCTAAATAACGCACCCATTATTAGGACTTAGGCACAGGAGAGGAGTTCAATCCAAGAAGATTAGTTCACTAGATAagaaaatttcaagatttaagTACCACACTAAGCAACATTGTCACACCCCTAATACCCAAGTCcctataatataatttgaaacaCTCCACTATCATTTGAAACGACAAAAAACTTATAGgtctaactttttatttaatgagtTTCACTTGTGATGTTGTagtttttaatacattttaacttGTGATACAAAGAACATTAGAAGAGGTGTTATTAGcattcctttcttttatttttatattattttagagaAAGATGAGACATTCATACATCCCTATGTAACATCATACCTCGACTGACTGTTAGTGTTTGTCATTGAAGTAGCACGTTTAAGCGTTGCTTGTGCAATCAAGGACTCTGCCTGTTCCTTATTAGAGATGGGAACCTGTTCAAACAATcacaacaaacataaaatcaacaCCAATCATATTACACAGCAGGCAAAAGCAAATACACAGATTTAGCTTTATACCTCTTTCAATCCCTTCACAGAAGATTGCTGCATGCTTATTTCACCTCCATCTGATAACAAATCGAACAGTTTCTCTGCTTTACCCCGTTCAGAACATATCTCAAATATTGACATGTAAAAGGTTCTGCAAATTACGCAATGGCAAAAAATTGacatttaattcaatcaaacaaaaaattgaacCAAAGTTGCATAGTCTTTTTCAAACTCTAAATCTTGACACTGTACTACCATGTTTATGTTGACAGCGATAAGAATGTTGTGCTATCAATTTTTCCCATTACATAAGTTTAGTGTGTGTGGGTCAGTActtcaaatttgattttgaagtgAAGCAATTTATGCATGAGTAAAACCAAACTCAGAAAAAcgaattataaaatctttttatcCAATACAAAGTCAGTTAAAGTTTCTGCTACTCAAATATTTCTGGACACAAAACCAAACATGTGATCATTTGCATTATATCTCATTAGCTAGCATTTCAATGTAATTTGGATAACTCGATATAAAACCAAACAGGAACTTATTGCGTGTTTGATCTGGTGTTCATAGCTTTGGATCTAAGtttagaaaaggaaagaataaaaGTTATTCAAAGTAACTTCAGTTGATATGTGGATCGCGAATCTGCGTTCGATTATCCTACAGCAATTAGGTATCTATTGCATTCAAATATCACGTTTGATATTAAATACAGTGAAAATTATATtgtaatcaaatatataagGCATGCTATGTCCTAAGTCATAATCGAACATTGATACTTGTGCTgcttaatttaagtttatacaTAACAAATAAATCGGAATTAATGCACAGTACCTAGATGGTTGTTTGAAATGTGGCTCAGCGTCCTCAAAGATATGGCGTAGGGCAAGAGGTACCATTCCAGGATCTCTAGGGGTTCCAAACACGGTGTGAGTCTTCCCAGACCCACTAGGTCCCAATGCAGCAAGCATTCCACTTTTACCCCCAAGAAACTCCTCCACCAAAGGTTTCATCATTCTCTCATACACTTGAAACTAAATTCTCCATCACACCGCTACTGTTATCtaagggaaagaagaagaagaaaaaacgcCAATGACGAAAAACTGAAAATGGAGAGAACATCACTACCTGAGATGAATCCGAAGAGAAAACGTGCGAGAAGCCTCCGTAAGTCTCCGATTTGATTCGCTTCGATTCATGCCAGCTAACGGGAGTTGATAACGTCACTGACTGCGAGTCGTTGACCGTTACACACGTGCCAGAGTTCTTGCTCTTCGAAATTTTAGCCCCCGCCGCGGGCACGTTCTTTTTCACGGGATTCTGAGGCCACGCACTCTTACCTCTCATGCGGGGTGCCTGAATGGGCGAAGAGGAAAGGGGTCGAATTCGGAGGAAAATCTTTAGATTTTCGTTCTCCGGTGACGTTAAGGGCTTTTGTGGCGTTTGTGGCGGCAACACGTCGTCGTTTGGAAATACCGATATTTCGGGTAAGACGAAGCTTTTCGGCGTCATTTGGGGAGTGGCGCGAGCTTTTCGGGGAGGATTCCGACGAACCGTGATGATGTCGGGGCACGGTGGCGAAGTGTTCGAATCCATGGTATTGGTCCGTTGAACTCGAAAGAGCGGAAGTTTGAGGTTTAAATTAGGTACTTTTTAAACTTATGTTTTAGTTCATactgaaaattcaaaattcaaaactttaattgtcacgccattttttaaattttattataatttatttgaatacaaaaacttttataaactttcaatttagtatttttttaaagaaaaaacttctTAAATGAATAgttatatttgatataaaagtagcttttattcttaaaaagtaAATGTTAAATCTTATATAATATCAGCGTATTTCATTacggaaaaaaattaaaaaactcgaatgttaaagttttaatttagaTATGACTTTACagaaagtgtttttgtttgaaatataaTGGAATGCGAAAAATTAACTAATCCTAACTATAAATactaattttgtatataaacaAATACTTTTTTTCATTGGAGTAATAGAAAtgcttatataaaaattaattgtgaatatttttctttacaataattttatagCTTAAATTCGAAATTTTTTTCAGTGGAAcacattgaatttatttaaaaaaatgttaggtCATGAATATAAGAAGAattggtatttttttattcactgaAAATCTATTttccagaaaaataaaataaaatatatagaaaagcATGTTTATTAGTTGAATGACTTAACCTAAACTCAAAGTGCGTATCGGATGACAACGATGCCACGAGTCAAGTAACCGaccaagaagaaaatgaagattccTCATTAAGAACAAGTTAgtcttttattaaaactatgTATTATATCATTGTTTATATTTCAAGAAACAGTCACACATGTTTTTCATTGACCCGTTTTTCCTCTtttcagtgtttttttttctctccttagATCTAATTCAGGTTAAACAAAAAACTTTATcccaaatattttataaataaaagtagtgACTAATTGTCTCTTATTGGTATGTTTAGGGGAAATAGTCAATACTCAATCGGTCGCTTTGGACCAATTATAAAATTGTGAGATTAACATTGCATTCGGTATAAATAagtaaaactatttaaaatttacaatttatttacataaaaaaaatagattggaCGTGACACTCTAATGTTTAAGTTAGATATATTGTATAAAGaggtctttattttatttaggataTCTCAAGATATTTGTACCTAGATaccaattgtatatttataggacTGTAACAACCAAGTCCATCGATTAAATATTATAGTGCAATATATCTTTTAgacaatcaaataaaataacatttgttaATATACCTGCTAACTGtccattaaatttattaaaattttaaagaatatttttaattatatataaaaaaaattggcgAGTGAAGACTCCTTGGCCACCAGAATGATTTGCCACTTTTGATGGTTCAAGTATAACatgtttaatgatttttattacaACTATTTTCACAACTTTTGTAACTATTTACATTATTCCATTTTATATAATCTTATTAGTACACAAAACAAGTTAATCGATGTGAATTATGTAAGAGACccattatataataaaaatatcagcATACTTTGTAATAATAAAGGTggtatattctttattttagaaaaaaaaacatcattttaattaaagaataagagaaaatatgtaTGAGAGTAGTTCACAACACAGGCTTATAGAATAAGCAAAAATATGTACTTGACTTGTTGCATGATGACTAAatcaaatcataaatataattttgaataaaaaattaaatacattatattattttttgtattttaattttaagtgacATTTATGCATTTTATTAAAGGTTGGGGTTGTAGGTTTCTGAAGTTGCCTCAGGAAATTATTAACGATCAAGGTAGCTGAAATTTTCAAAGATATTGATTCTTTCTCTGGACCAATTGAATTGCAACAGGTGTTCAAAACAAATTGTTAAGGTTTCGACATGCAATCTGTTTTCTAAAGCTCTGTCTCCACATAGCATGGCTGACTACgaattataacatatttttagaTATAATGTAACATAAAAGAGGAACAgtgatgatgttgttgttgtgctGCCGTTGGGTCCCAAAATGATTTGCGATGTTTAGACGCCTTAAGTTTTTccagtttcttttatttatttttaattaatgtaattaattaatgctttattttattcaatgagTTTTCCACACATATAGCGTTTATTTGTTTCCGTTGTTTACTGTGTGTATGTAGCAGAAATGAGCAAGATGTTTGTTTCAATAGTTTTAAATGGAAATGAATGAACAAATTTACTATTCATGCAGAAATTTGCATCATCGGAAAACGAAGATGTATGCACTGAATTACTATTCATACAACATGATTTTACcaatttttctcaattattaGAGATCTAAAGCCAAAATATCTCACAATAATTAgaactaaaatttttatttttaataatatatataataagatagCGATAGCCAACTCAAAGTCCCGAAGCAGAATGGGAAGCACAGAGTTATTCCCGGCACATGAGATCACGGGACAATAAACAAATATCCAAAGGGCAGGCCCACCATATTAGCCACGTGTATGGCTATGATTTCTTCCCTTTTGAGGACCCCGATGAAGTTATCGACATCGCTTTCTTCACCCAAcggatatatatatttacaaagaCAGCATCCAACGGTCCTCAACGCCCCGGCGGTTGCCGCCCTTCAAACCATTCCACTGTATTCGATTACCGCAACGGTTCTCACTAATATAAGAGAAATCGTCaccaaacaaaataacaattattaaaataattacaaatatccTATCACCAACgttcactacaaaaataaaaaaattaataaaaaaaaaaagcattgagctGTTGCTGTTGCCATATATTAAAGGCATAGGAGCGTGTTTACAATCGTTTAGTGGCTCAGACCCATATCTTCTCAGGGTCTCTACTCTTATTATGTTCATATCTTGTTTTATGGTCTATGATAACTATATCATAAAGTTGTTCTTCTAATACGATTTTAAGAAATCAAGTTCTAGTAAACTAATTCAAAGGCTACTGATCGGTTTGTTTTGACGAAGATCAACGCCTGtttaacttcttttcttttctttattaactgtttgatcCGAATTCGGTGTCGTTTTGTTTGATCCGTTAAATCTGAATGGACGCCGTTCTGACGCCTCAGCCTCCCAACAAGAATAACAGAATCAAAACCCCGAAGAAAAACGGAGGAGGTAATTTCAATTCTTATAAACGCTCTGAGAATTTTGATGCCTATGCAGGTCTCTTGAACCCTCCGCCTACACGCGCCATGTCATTCTCATACTCTCAACCGCTTTCCGCTTCTTCTCTCTTCAATCACCACCGCCACGCGCAACAACCGCAACAACAACCACCTCTGCTTCCTCTTCCTCACGCTTCCGGAGGCATTCGAAGCAGAGACAAGTTTCTCACGCCGAAGAAATCGAAGCCAACGAAGCGAGAGGAAGCGAAGAAGAGATCGGGGACGCAGTTTCTTATTGTGGCCTCTCAAAACCCCTGGGGTCCGGATCCTAAGGACCTTCCCAGACTAGTCCCGGGGATGGGAAACGTCAACGACGTCGTCTCGGCCGCCGTTTTTAATTTGGCTCCGCCGCCCAGTAGTTTGCCGTTGCCCAACTTTTCTCTCAGATCGAAACTCGGTTGCAAAGCGGAAGCCGCTGCCGGTACTGGCGTCGACGACGGAGCAACCAACAATCTCCGGCGACTTCTACGCCTCCGGTGACGGTGTAACCTCTCTTTCTGTCTCTCTACCTCTCTCCCGGTTTCGTATTCGATCGTGTGTAACATGATCGAATATGCTTAGTTTGTTGGGTCACGTTACTCGATGCTTGCACCTACTATTATCTTACTACAGTGTTATTATGCGTAAATAAAAACATCGGCGAGGGTAAATTGCTGATTCCGGGGTCTTGGTGAATATGCTTTGTTTTGCTTTGTTGTGGGGTGATAGTTGAAGTTGTGCACCGCCTATGGTTTTTTGAATGGGATGCACATAATGATGATTGGTAGATCTTTGGATGTTAACTTTTGTATGTACCATCCGTTTGGGCTAAAAAGTCCGTTTCATATGTGTTTAAATTATCAGGTTATTATTATCCTTTATCTATCTAATTTCTCTTTGcatcttttttcttctaattaacGTGTAATCTTCTTGTTAAACAGTTAGATTAGGCTTTGTATCAGCATTAGGGAGTTGAGAGGATATCTAACATCATAGAAAGGTTGACTTGTTGATTAAATGTAAGGTGGTGAGAGATCTGGGAAGGGTAAAAATTTTCCGtgtatgatttaatatttttagaaaaaaaattatttacaatcaAAAGATGACACTCTTTGCATGTTTTTATACGTCTGAAATTTtgtcaaattattaattagcCTAATTTCACATAAATGTTAGTAAAATTTTACATTGatgatttaattataagtttatgattgattgattttaAGCTggaagtaattttaaataattttttaaatacgaaattataataaattttgatacttGTTTTAGAATGCTTTAAAATTATCTCAACCTCAAatgaaactaaatttataaGTACTCACTCCAGATTTAATCAAGTAGGTTAACCTCCTATGGTTGTGTTATtcaaaatttgtgttttatgcttttctttatattatctTTCTCTTGAGGttgttttaaattacaaaaatgaagaGTAACTTTTCACATTAAAAAACACcgtttatactttttatttaccCAGATCATGTTTAAAAAAGTTGTATTAATCTAAACTTAGTTGTATGCATCAAATTTCACGTAATATAcattactaaaaaatatataagtatgaATATTTAACTACTGAtactataattatatatttagtttattttaaaactgaGATCGATCCtattacttaaaaatttattttctacagtaatatttgaatttcaattcttctttgaatatagttaaaaatgataatttttataccaCTAATGTTGATTAAACGTTGAGATTTCAGTTTTATGGAATTATATgactaaaaaaatgttgtagTCGTGATCTGGCCTtattgaagatggaaaaataTGTCGTGAAGTCCCTTGGTTTTCTTGCAGTGAAAAGTTAACTCAAAAGATAgttccaaaatataaaatggaGAGAATCTCACCTTAAAAGCATAAGAaacacataaaagaaaattacatcaataccaaaatgaataaaataaccTTTTCCATATTAATTAACACAATTTAAGCATTTTACCAACAGATATACCAAGAAATTAGGGTGATAAAAAATCACACTTTTCAATATTATAGTTGCATGCATGTGATGTTTCTTCTCTCAACATCATGGTGTTGTTTTTGTGGTGGTTGTGCACCAACTCGGTATATGAAATTTACTCATTTATCCTAATTTCATGacaaattaataacaataaatgcACCGAAATTCACTGTCAGGTTAATGGCATCAACTGAAAACAGTACATGCAAAACTTTGTTTTGATACAAAAATGATATATGTAATAGAATACGTGTTTTTAGAAATTAGGAATTGAGACTAGGAAACTACCGATCTTATCTGAATGCACTTTTTAGTTGGAAGACAAAGATAAAAGGTATTCCATTTTGAGTTTTGAAGAGacgaagaaaacaaaaatggcaACCGTATCTCCCGAAACGAAGGTTGTTAAAAGTTGATCTcgttcttaatttttaattagaaatgagtaaaacttttttatcaattaaaagcTAGTTTTGACgactgaaaataataataaaaaaaataaagtaaatttaaaatttaaattatgaatgaaCGACGAGAAATCCAGACAATCATTCGCCTGTCcaataatgttttttcttttgtaatgaaTGAGGTGTGTCCAACTAACCTTATGTTTGTGCCTTTtgttgatttgaaattttactttgacattttaaaataaatataggaTATTGGAAATAAAATATACGAGATTCGTCGTAGATAAGATTATAATCGCTATCagatttattgttaaaatatcaaaggctttaaattaataatttatatttaagaacatttttacagtgtaattaataatttacgCATTCAGTGCAAAGTTTCTGTTTCTGAAGATTCTAAGGAGAAGTGAAAAACTCTCCGCTTACCTATTTTCAGAATAGAgaacaaagtaattaaataatattaaattattatttttaatccaagTAGTATATTgattgaataaataaaacattggTGTGTGGTTCCatggttaaattattttatattataagttgATAATAATGTTGTtgtgatttaattaattaagtgtAGGGGTGAGGAATTATTATTTGGTAAATAGTAGGGTATGAAGGAAGGAGGACCTAATGGTCACATGAATTATAGATAGCTGGCAAAAGGTTGTCTCTGGGTCAGTCATAGTCAGCCtttcttttgaatttcatttcaatttcatttcatttcctctctctctctctctctctgcacCTGCAACAACTCGTTAGGGGTTTCAAGTTCGTTGGAGCCATTGTTGTTTGTGCAGATCCTTGATCTGAAAATGAGTGCGTCCAGGTTCATAAAGTGCGTCACCGTCGGAGACGGCGCTGTCGGCAAAACCTGCTTGTTAATTTCCTACACCAGCAACACTTTTCCCAcggtttctttctttctttctttgccCTTTTACATTTTCCCCTTCTCAATTGTAGCTCTTTTGCTGTTGAAATTACAGATATATTGTAAGCACTGTTTATTTGAAGTTTCCAGGTGGACTTTGACTTGGTCTCCAACTTTCCTAATATGGAGATTCACTACACTGTCGTcgttattgttattttgaagCATTCTTCATTAACCAATCGAGTGTTTCGATATTACTCCCACTAACAGATGCTCTTTGTTCTCTTTAGTGCTTAATCTTTCCAATTGattttggttttcttctttaatgAGTTATGTAATGCCTTCCGGTTTCAACGTTTCTCGTATTATGATTACAGGACTACGTGCCTACCGTTTTTGACAATTTCAGTGCTAATGTGGTTGTGGATGGAAGCACAGTAAACCTGGGATTGTGGGATACCGCCGGTAACATGGCAACTGATTCAGTTTATATTGAATTgggtgtttttcttttttagcatattgtttgtttgttgttgttaacATATTTTTTGATTTACAGGTCAGGAGGATTATAATAGACTGAGACCCTTGAGCTATCGAGGAGCTGATGTTTTTATACTTGCTTTTTCTCTCATAAGCAAGGCTAGCTATGAGAACATTGCGAAGAAGgtttatttctttacttttatgtGCACAATTCAATTAGGACGGTCACCATTTGAATCGATTTCTTCACTTAGTATGATATAACTGAAGAGGTTGatgttctcttttatttcttctcaGTGGATTCCTGAACTAAGGCACTACGCCCCCGGTGTTCCAATAATTCTCGTTGGAACGAAGTTAGGTAAGTCTTCACTCCTTTCCTTCGTTCAATCATATGGTCCTAGGTTAACAACCAATGCAGACGATTCTGTTAGAGCTACCTGCTGAACTTTGGATACTGAAAAGGGTTTTCTTGACTTCAAAACCCAGTTCTTTACATCAGTTTACTTTCTTATCCTATCAAagctattcttttttttttttttcatttttgtttttctttaaggTCGTATGGTTCTTAATTTCTTTCATGCACACACCAACCTAGAGTGTAAAATGGTTTAAACAGCGTCTTAGACACattgtttttctcattttcataagtagttattatttctttttgctAAGGGGTTATTAGTGCCCTGGTGTATAATGCTTTCAGAAGGTGGTATAAAGTGTCTACCAAAAATAACATGTTCTCATTTCTCAATGCTGAACGCTTGTTActgaaatgaaaaggaaataacTATTGAGTTTGAATCAATGTTATGGAGTTGAGAAAATCCTAGAATGATTTGTTTTTGTGAGAAGAAAATAGATGCAGGACACATAGTTCACAAGACTTGTATCTAGATTGTGCATGACAAAAgtagcaatttttttttcttcaccagACATAGTTCActatcaattctttttctatggTCAATACTGCTTAAAAACCGTTTTCGGCAAATTCAGTACCACCAATATTGAATGGTTTATTAAGTGTAAACCCATAATCTTTTCTGCAGATCTTCGGGAAGATAAGCAATTTTTCATGGACCACCCTGGTGCAGTGCCAATAACTACAGCACAGGTACGAAGTACCATAAATTTTCTTAGCCCCTCCCCCTTTCTCTTGCTAGAGGGGAAGTTACGAGTTCTTCATTTAGAAGTTACATGGATCTTGACTTTGATATTTGTTGTAAATTTGGTTGAAGGGAGAAGAATTAAGAAAACTAATTGGTGCTCCTGCCTACATCGAGTGTAGTTCAAAAACGCAGCAGGTGCGGTTGTCACTTAACATATGCagtgattttttgtttttgtatatcaCGAGTGCTAATGTACCCTTAATACCAGAATGTGAAAGCCGTGTTTGACGCTGCCATCAAAGTGGTTCTTCAACCaccaaagcaaaagaaaaaaaagagaaaagcgCAGAAGTCTTGCTCAATATTGTGATTAAGAATCAGAGGCTTGCTGAACATTGTGATTAAGAATCAGAAATGAGTAGGTGGTAGTGACTATTCGGCCAACCTCTGGTGCTGCCTCTCATTGGTTTGTCTTGTTTTGATCCCTATCCTATGTAGCTGAGATCAGGAAGCTGTGTATAGTTTGGACTGACTTCTTAGGCCTTTATAATCACATGATTACTGGCTTGTCTCGTTTCATACTCTGTAATTACAACTAGCTCAATTACATAACTCAGTGCCGACCTATTTCCTTCTACTActgttattactattattgtaTGGTAATAGCCTTCTAAAATACTGCTTGCTTTGTGAATGCGGTCATATTCATATGGCCTTCGTGATGTCTTCTTTGGATTTATTTAATGGTTTTGGACAGTTTTTGCACATTTTACGTTTTAACAATTATGGATGTGGTTCTGATTGAAGGATAAAATTCCATTTTAGACCATGGGATGTtccatttaaatatttacactgTTCTACGTGTTATTGCATATGTGGATCCAGAGTCTGGCGTGACTTTTTTAACGGCACAGATCTTAACCGttgaaatttcttgattttgtatTCGAATAAAGGGGTAGAGGTTACTAGTCAACTATAGTGGATTCAGTTTCAAATTCAAACTGAGctttaacttattttcttaGCTCAAAGACTCGTCATAAAATAGGGGGGTTTCTTGGAACATGATGGATATTCAACTTAAGCCCCTCCTTTTTCagtacaaataattaatttattacactaaaagaattaaaataagcCATAATAGCAtactaaccttttttttttggaattgtATAAGATTTGATATCGTATAGTTAATTTTTCTCAGATTgtaattatatcatatttattctaaaataatgtGTGCAATATCAAATATTTCTGCTCATCACAAATAATGTGTGCAATATCAAATATTTCTGCTCATcatcaaaaataattatatcatatttaattcTGGAATTTGAAAAAGTATGTTTTGATTTCTTTGTT
This DNA window, taken from Vigna radiata var. radiata cultivar VC1973A chromosome 5, Vradiata_ver6, whole genome shotgun sequence, encodes the following:
- the LOC106760956 gene encoding uncharacterized protein LOC106760956, encoding MDAVLTPQPPNKNNRIKTPKKNGGGNFNSYKRSENFDAYAGLLNPPPTRAMSFSYSQPLSASSLFNHHRHAQQPQQQPPLLPLPHASGGIRSRDKFLTPKKSKPTKREEAKKRSGTQFLIVASQNPWGPDPKDLPRLVPGMGNVNDVVSAAVFNLAPPPSSLPLPNFSLRSKLGCKAEAAAGTGVDDGATNNLRRLLRLR
- the LOC106762184 gene encoding rac-like GTP-binding protein RAC1, whose amino-acid sequence is MSASRFIKCVTVGDGAVGKTCLLISYTSNTFPTDYVPTVFDNFSANVVVDGSTVNLGLWDTAGQEDYNRLRPLSYRGADVFILAFSLISKASYENIAKKWIPELRHYAPGVPIILVGTKLDLREDKQFFMDHPGAVPITTAQGEELRKLIGAPAYIECSSKTQQNVKAVFDAAIKVVLQPPKQKKKKRKAQKSCSIL